The sequence TCCGGCTCTCGCGGAGGCAACGAGCGCGTCCTGGCCCCTGGGGCGGATGGCGTGAACGGCCAGCTGGTGGGATTCGTCGGCGACCTTCGTCCATCCGGCAGGGATGGTGCTTTGCCTGAATGACGCGCCGTCCAGCGAGCATGCCCGAAAGCAGTCCGCCTCGTCGCAGGTGAAGACAAAAGTTGCCGACGTGCTGGCCGTATAGGTGTGGGGCCCGTCGGTGCGCTGCACCGACGGGTCGAGGCGCTCCACCTCGGAGAAGTGGGCGGCCTCGGCCTCGTTGCCCGCAGCGTCGCGGGCCCGGCCCCTGAAAGCGTGAACGGCCTCGTCGAGGATCGCGGTGGCGGGCGCTGTGGCTGCTGGTGCGGCGATGCGTCCGAACATGGCGCGGTCTCCTCCGAGGACGAGACCGGTATCCCACGAGCGCAGTACACGCAGGGAGTGCGGAAAGTTGCACCCCCTCCGCCGGGCCTCGCTGCTTCAGAAGGAGGAACCCGGCTGCTGCAGGAACGCCTTCTCCTCGTCGCTGCTCTGCCGTCCGAGGATCTGGTTGCGGTGGGGGAAGCGCCCGAAGCGATCGACGATCTCCCGGTGCCGGACCGCGAAATCGGTGAAGACGTGGAAGCGTTCCCGCGCGTCGGGCGGCGCCGCAGCCTCGAGCGCTTCGTAGAGGCGCACGCCCTCCGCCTGCGCCGCGCGATCCTCCGCGTGCTCGAAGGGCAGGTAGTAGAACGCGCGCTCGACCGGCCGCAGCTGCCGATCGAAGCCCTGCTCGATCCCGTCGCGGACCAGCGCGAGGGCCTGGCCGTCGTGGGCGAAGGCCGCCGGGGTCCCGCGGTGGATGTTCCGCGGCATCTGGTCGAGGAGGATCACCAGCGCGAGGCTGCCGCGCGGCGTGCGGGCCCAGTCGCGGAGCAGTCCCGCTGCTGCGCGCTCCATGTCGTAGAGGAAGCGCCTGCGCATCTCGGCGTCGACGGCGTCGTCCTTGCCGAACCAGAACGCCTGTTTGCCCGCAGGAATGCTCCAGCCATCGCCCCCCTCGTCGCCGAACCAGTAGCGGAGGATCTCCTCGCTGCGCTCCCTGGCCACCTCTTCGCTGCGCTCCATCGTCTCCTCCTTCGGGTCGGGCTGCGACCGTAGCGATCGGCAGGAGGCCAGGCAACCGCACGGTCGGCCCGCCGCTTTCCGCAGCAGGACACAAGGCCCGCGATTGACCCGGGGGAAGGGGCGCCGCTACGGTTCGCGGCGATGAGCGCTCCCCAGATCGTGTGCCCGGTTTGCCATACCCAGCAGGACAACGCCTGGGATTGCGTCGTCTGCGGGGCCTCCCTGCACGACCGCCCGAAGCATTGGGCCGTCCCTGTCCAGCAGGTGGAGGGGCTCGAGACGACCCGGCTCGACGAGGCGGGGAACGTGGCGCTGGATCGGATTCCGGGGCTCGAACTCACCTCGGTGGACGACGGGATCGAGCCGCTGCCCGACGGGCTCGAGGGGCTGGAGCCGACCCACTTCGAGACGCAGGACGTCCCGGTGCAGACCGAGCCGGTGCCGGCCTTCGAAGCCACCGCCCTCGACGAGAAGGTCGCAGCGCCTGTGCCTGCTGCGATCGCCTGCCGCTACTGCGGCACCTCGTGGCAG is a genomic window of Vulgatibacter sp. containing:
- a CDS encoding DUF924 family protein — its product is MERSEEVARERSEEILRYWFGDEGGDGWSIPAGKQAFWFGKDDAVDAEMRRRFLYDMERAAAGLLRDWARTPRGSLALVILLDQMPRNIHRGTPAAFAHDGQALALVRDGIEQGFDRQLRPVERAFYYLPFEHAEDRAAQAEGVRLYEALEAAAPPDARERFHVFTDFAVRHREIVDRFGRFPHRNQILGRQSSDEEKAFLQQPGSSF